Proteins encoded by one window of Actinocorallia herbida:
- a CDS encoding AraC family transcriptional regulator — protein MDVLSDVITVMRTGAPSSARVERHAPWGERFRHGPGTAGFEIVLAGSCWLIPREGDPIALGPGDALLLPHGGEYGMADAPTAFADLPLVGEGESVPERPAATRSPSAVLLCGSYELAADRGHPLLDDLPGIVRLPARPGHRSCLHAAVDLLGAELRDPGPGSDAVVPSLLDTLLVYILRTWLAEQPVCRETSGWAAALADPAVGAALNAVHADPAHPWTVAEMATRAGLSRAAFARRFTALAGRPPLAYLTWWRLTTAARLLRESDAPLAAIAAHVGYTSEYAFANAFKRTFTTAPGRYRRATIDGTRRDSSAVR, from the coding sequence GTGGACGTGCTGAGCGATGTCATCACCGTCATGCGCACCGGCGCGCCCTCCTCGGCCCGGGTGGAGAGGCACGCGCCGTGGGGCGAGCGGTTCCGCCACGGGCCGGGCACCGCCGGATTCGAGATCGTGCTGGCCGGATCGTGCTGGCTGATCCCGCGGGAGGGCGACCCGATTGCGCTGGGCCCCGGCGACGCGCTGCTGCTGCCCCACGGCGGCGAGTACGGCATGGCGGACGCCCCCACGGCGTTCGCCGATCTCCCGCTCGTCGGCGAAGGGGAGAGCGTCCCGGAACGTCCGGCCGCGACGCGGTCGCCGAGCGCCGTCCTGCTGTGCGGTTCCTACGAGCTCGCCGCCGACCGCGGCCACCCCCTGCTGGACGACCTGCCCGGCATCGTGCGGCTCCCGGCCCGTCCGGGGCACCGATCCTGCCTGCACGCCGCGGTCGACCTGCTCGGCGCGGAACTGCGCGACCCCGGCCCGGGCTCCGACGCGGTCGTGCCGTCACTGCTGGACACGCTGCTCGTCTACATCCTGCGCACCTGGCTGGCAGAGCAGCCCGTCTGCCGGGAGACCAGCGGCTGGGCCGCCGCGCTGGCCGACCCCGCGGTCGGCGCCGCCCTCAACGCCGTCCACGCCGACCCGGCACACCCGTGGACCGTCGCGGAGATGGCGACCCGGGCAGGCCTTTCACGCGCCGCCTTCGCCCGCCGCTTCACCGCCCTGGCCGGCCGCCCGCCCTTGGCCTACCTGACCTGGTGGCGCCTGACCACGGCCGCCCGGCTGCTCCGCGAGTCCGACGCCCCCCTCGCCGCCATCGCCGCACACGTCGGCTACACCTCCGAATACGCCTTCGCCAACGCCTTCAAACGCACCTTCACCACCGCCCCCGGCCGCTACCGCCGCGCCACGATCGACGGGACGAGAAGGGACTCCAGCGCGGTCAGGTGA
- a CDS encoding VOC family protein: MDMKLEVVVVPVSDVGRAKDFYTGLGWRLDADFEAGPDFRVVQVTPPGSPASVIFGTSVTDQAPGSARGLQLIVDDIAAARTELRAKGADPSEVFHDAGGVFHHAGTDARVPGPAPDRGSYGSFLSFEDPDGNGWILQEVTARRPGRLDPSVTAFSSTDDLASALRRAAAAHGEHEARTGEEDANWPDWYAAYMVSEQAGTEPPK; the protein is encoded by the coding sequence ATGGACATGAAGCTCGAAGTCGTCGTCGTACCGGTCTCGGACGTGGGACGGGCCAAGGACTTCTACACGGGACTGGGGTGGCGCCTGGACGCCGATTTCGAGGCGGGGCCGGACTTCCGGGTCGTGCAGGTGACCCCGCCCGGGTCTCCGGCGTCGGTCATCTTCGGCACGTCGGTCACCGACCAGGCGCCGGGCTCGGCCCGGGGCCTGCAACTGATCGTCGACGACATCGCGGCGGCCCGCACCGAGCTGCGCGCGAAGGGCGCCGACCCGAGCGAGGTCTTCCACGACGCCGGAGGGGTCTTCCACCACGCGGGCACCGACGCCCGCGTCCCCGGACCCGCCCCGGACCGCGGCAGCTACGGCTCGTTCCTGTCCTTCGAGGACCCCGATGGCAACGGCTGGATCCTCCAGGAGGTCACCGCCCGGCGCCCCGGCCGGCTCGACCCCTCCGTCACCGCGTTCTCCTCCACGGACGACCTGGCGAGCGCGCTGCGCCGCGCCGCCGCCGCGCACGGCGAGCACGAGGCCCGCACGGGTGAGGAGGACGCGAACTGGCCGGACTGGTACGCCGCCTACATGGTGAGCGAACAGGCCGGCACCGAGCCCCCGAAGTGA
- a CDS encoding class I adenylate-forming enzyme family protein — translation MHHPHDRATEAPATLTWPGDRLLPDQVRAALCGPGAPFERATEDVLGVPTEVFVRRAPHLPALLAHARDTTPDLPYLVFEGVEPITFGRAYELVAVYARVLAGHGVGKGDRVAVAAPNTLEHVLAYWATVSLGAVLVGLNGWWTGREMDFGLALTEPVLLLGHGEPGLRAEATPWMRASGTAALLLKDLHGEALAVPSGAALPEPGIAEDDPAAIMFTSGTTGLPKGATISHRNFVFFSQHGALGGAATALLDGARYRQVPPDVQRASLVVSPLFHVSGAGITLTSAPASGLKLVFPGAGRWDAERTLRLTHEHGVTQWSGVPTHYWRILAHPDFASFRTGQVTMAGSGGAVFPPELMRHIQETMPGVQLGNGYGMTETLGSGTLLTGLMLERHPGSVGAAVPTVRVQIRAEDGTPLPEGEVGEIHIKGPGVFLGYWRDPEATADVLDGERWYRTGDYGRLDGDLLYLESRIRDLILRGGENIYPIEIEYRLVEHPDIREAAVIGVPDKVLGQEVKAFVVLEEGRTLTADGVRAFARETLAPFKVPAHVEFRDALPYTETGKVLKRVLEEEHAAAG, via the coding sequence ATGCACCATCCCCACGACCGCGCCACCGAGGCCCCCGCCACCCTCACCTGGCCGGGCGACCGGCTGCTCCCCGACCAGGTCCGCGCCGCGCTGTGCGGGCCGGGCGCCCCCTTCGAGCGCGCGACCGAGGACGTCCTAGGCGTCCCCACCGAGGTCTTCGTCCGGCGCGCCCCGCACCTGCCCGCCCTCCTCGCCCACGCCCGTGACACGACACCGGACCTCCCCTACCTGGTGTTCGAAGGGGTGGAGCCGATCACCTTCGGCCGGGCGTACGAACTCGTCGCGGTCTACGCAAGGGTCCTCGCGGGCCACGGCGTCGGCAAGGGCGACCGCGTCGCGGTCGCTGCGCCCAACACCCTGGAACACGTCCTCGCCTACTGGGCGACGGTCTCGCTCGGCGCCGTCCTGGTGGGGCTCAACGGCTGGTGGACCGGGCGGGAGATGGACTTCGGGCTCGCGCTCACCGAACCCGTCCTCCTGCTCGGGCACGGCGAGCCGGGCCTGCGCGCCGAGGCCACGCCCTGGATGCGCGCCTCCGGTACGGCCGCGCTGCTCCTGAAGGACCTCCACGGGGAGGCGCTCGCGGTCCCCTCCGGCGCCGCCCTGCCCGAGCCGGGCATCGCCGAGGACGACCCGGCCGCGATCATGTTCACCAGCGGCACGACCGGGCTGCCCAAGGGCGCGACCATCTCGCACCGCAACTTCGTCTTCTTCAGCCAGCACGGCGCGCTCGGCGGCGCGGCCACCGCGCTGCTCGACGGAGCGCGGTACCGGCAGGTCCCGCCGGACGTCCAGCGCGCGTCGCTCGTCGTGAGCCCGCTGTTCCACGTCTCGGGCGCCGGCATCACGCTGACGTCCGCCCCGGCGTCGGGACTCAAGCTCGTCTTCCCCGGCGCAGGCCGCTGGGACGCCGAGCGGACCCTGCGGCTCACCCACGAGCACGGCGTCACCCAGTGGAGCGGAGTCCCCACTCACTACTGGCGCATTCTCGCGCACCCCGACTTCGCCTCCTTCCGCACCGGCCAGGTCACGATGGCGGGCAGCGGGGGAGCGGTCTTCCCGCCGGAGCTGATGCGGCACATCCAGGAGACGATGCCGGGCGTGCAGCTCGGCAACGGCTACGGCATGACCGAGACGCTCGGCTCCGGCACCCTTCTCACCGGGCTGATGCTGGAGCGGCACCCGGGCTCGGTGGGCGCGGCGGTGCCGACCGTCCGGGTGCAGATCCGCGCCGAGGACGGCACACCGCTGCCGGAGGGCGAGGTCGGGGAGATCCACATCAAGGGTCCGGGCGTCTTCCTCGGATACTGGCGCGACCCGGAGGCGACCGCGGACGTCCTGGACGGCGAACGCTGGTACCGCACCGGCGACTACGGCAGGCTCGACGGCGACCTGCTGTACCTGGAGAGCCGCATCCGCGACCTCATCCTGCGCGGCGGCGAGAACATCTACCCCATCGAGATCGAGTACCGCCTCGTGGAGCACCCGGACATCCGGGAGGCCGCCGTCATCGGCGTCCCCGACAAGGTGCTCGGCCAGGAGGTGAAGGCCTTCGTCGTTCTCGAGGAGGGCCGTACCCTCACCGCCGACGGGGTCCGCGCCTTCGCCAGGGAGACCCTCGCCCCCTTCAAGGTGCCCGCCCACGTCGAGTTCCGTGACGCCCTTCCGTACACCGAGACCGGCAAGGTGCTCAAACGCGTCCTCGAAGAGGAGCACGCCGCGGCCGGCTGA
- a CDS encoding GDSL-type esterase/lipase family protein encodes MIRIMIVGDSISHGSSGDWTWRYRLWKHLRVHGVELDLVGPRDDLDAITTAAPGDGDGAYADPDFDPDHDAQWGRPFLAEKDEIESKVRVHRPDLLLVLLGINDLFWHGLPAEENEANVRSFVAAARRGAPGLRLVLGTVLDTQRARDDVVFNARVSEFNRRLVLLADDLSTPGSPVAIAPTATEFVASAHTWDGTHPNPRGELRIAAAFADLLALRFALGGPYPRPFPNVPDLPPETKRVMT; translated from the coding sequence ATGATCAGGATCATGATCGTCGGGGACTCGATCAGTCACGGGAGCAGTGGGGACTGGACCTGGCGCTATCGGCTGTGGAAGCACCTGAGGGTGCACGGGGTGGAGCTCGATCTGGTCGGGCCGCGGGACGATCTCGACGCCATCACGACGGCCGCGCCCGGTGACGGGGACGGCGCCTACGCCGACCCGGACTTCGACCCCGACCATGACGCGCAGTGGGGGCGGCCGTTCCTCGCCGAGAAGGACGAGATCGAGTCCAAGGTCCGGGTGCACCGGCCGGATCTGCTGCTGGTGCTGCTCGGCATCAACGACCTGTTCTGGCACGGGCTGCCGGCCGAGGAGAACGAGGCGAACGTCAGGTCCTTCGTCGCGGCGGCGCGGCGGGGCGCTCCCGGGCTGCGGCTGGTGCTCGGCACGGTGCTCGACACCCAAAGGGCCCGCGACGACGTGGTCTTCAACGCCCGCGTGTCGGAGTTCAACCGTCGGCTGGTCCTGCTCGCCGACGACCTGTCCACGCCCGGGTCGCCCGTGGCGATCGCGCCGACCGCCACCGAGTTCGTCGCCTCCGCGCACACCTGGGACGGCACCCACCCCAACCCGCGCGGCGAGCTGCGCATCGCCGCGGCCTTCGCCGACCTCCTCGCGCTCCGCTTCGCCCTCGGCGGCCCCTACCCGCGCCCCTTCCCGAACGTCCCCGACCTCCCGCCGGAGACCAAACGCGTCATGACCTGA
- a CDS encoding Dabb family protein, which produces MIVITQRFSFKADTTPARREAVLAAMRRTSAVESTSFAFVGPELGLPADGLTHGYCVAIPDLAALERYMHDPVHLAGDPEILPYLARLTHTRFADDADPDLDDEIVALHRKKLAMYPEWEDLLNAIPSGAPEPHRT; this is translated from the coding sequence ATGATCGTGATCACGCAGCGTTTCAGCTTCAAGGCGGACACCACCCCGGCGCGGAGGGAGGCGGTCCTCGCCGCGATGCGGCGGACCTCGGCCGTGGAGTCGACGTCCTTCGCGTTCGTCGGGCCGGAACTGGGCCTCCCGGCCGACGGCCTCACCCACGGATACTGCGTCGCGATCCCGGATCTCGCCGCGCTGGAGCGCTACATGCACGACCCGGTCCACCTGGCGGGCGACCCCGAGATCCTGCCGTACCTGGCCCGCCTCACCCACACCCGGTTCGCCGACGACGCCGACCCGGACCTCGACGACGAGATCGTCGCCCTGCACCGGAAGAAGCTGGCGATGTACCCGGAGTGGGAGGACCTCCTCAACGCGATCCCGAGCGGCGCCCCCGAACCGCACCGAACCTGA
- a CDS encoding TetR/AcrR family transcriptional regulator, whose product MGEVDERVLAMAARLFGRLGYDATTLEMVRGAAGAGAEDSVLLKSGKDELYLAVLRGLYEMESESLEAAYREGDGGIAGLHGLVDAFFDFVIDHPEFAAMWWQRGLKDASDLPPLEQDYPPPLLTYLAERPWPGLPGTLDRHFLSWIIVWTVSGFIHSGYPDETGRRRHADHRPTVALVRARLHDLVTRAV is encoded by the coding sequence ATGGGCGAGGTCGATGAAAGGGTCCTGGCCATGGCGGCCAGGTTGTTCGGGCGGTTGGGATACGACGCGACGACACTGGAGATGGTCCGGGGCGCGGCGGGCGCCGGCGCGGAGGATTCGGTGCTGTTGAAGTCGGGGAAGGACGAGCTTTACCTTGCGGTGCTGCGAGGCCTGTACGAGATGGAGTCGGAAAGCCTGGAGGCGGCCTATCGGGAGGGCGACGGCGGCATCGCGGGGCTGCACGGTCTCGTCGACGCCTTCTTCGACTTCGTGATCGACCATCCGGAGTTCGCCGCCATGTGGTGGCAGCGCGGGCTCAAGGACGCCTCCGACCTCCCTCCCCTCGAACAGGACTACCCGCCGCCCTTGCTCACCTACCTGGCCGAACGCCCCTGGCCGGGGCTCCCCGGCACCCTGGACCGCCACTTCCTCAGCTGGATCATCGTCTGGACCGTCAGCGGCTTCATCCACAGCGGCTACCCGGACGAGACGGGCCGCCGCCGCCACGCCGACCACCGCCCCACCGTCGCCCTGGTCCGGGCGCGGCTGCACGATCTGGTCACCCGCGCCGTCTGA